A section of the Clostridium felsineum DSM 794 genome encodes:
- the groES gene encoding co-chaperone GroES, translating to MKIRPLGDRVVIKRLEAEETTKSGIVLPSSAKEKPQMAEVVAVGPGGVVEGKEVQMQVKTGDRVFFSKYSGTEIKLDNQELLILRQDDILGIVEE from the coding sequence ATGAAAATTAGACCACTTGGTGACAGAGTTGTTATTAAGAGATTAGAAGCAGAGGAGACTACTAAAAGCGGTATAGTATTACCTAGCTCAGCTAAAGAAAAGCCTCAAATGGCAGAAGTTGTTGCTGTAGGTCCTGGTGGAGTTGTAGAAGGTAAAGAAGTTCAAATGCAAGTTAAAACAGGAGATAGAGTATTTTTCTCTAAATACAGTGGAACAGAAATAAAGCTTGATAATCAAGAATTGTTAATTTTAAGACAAGACGATATTTTAGGAATAGTAGAAGAATAA
- the groL gene encoding chaperonin GroEL (60 kDa chaperone family; promotes refolding of misfolded polypeptides especially under stressful conditions; forms two stacked rings of heptamers to form a barrel-shaped 14mer; ends can be capped by GroES; misfolded proteins enter the barrel where they are refolded when GroES binds) — MAKQILYGEEARRAMQKGVDKLANTVKVTLGPKGRNVVLDKKFGSPLITNDGVSIAKEIELEDPYENMGAQLVKEVATKTNDVAGDGTTTATLLAQAIIREGLKNVTAGANPMLIRSGIRLAVEKTVEGLKGISKNVNGKEDIARVASISAADPEIGKLIADAMEKVGNEGVITVEESKSMGTELDVVEGMQFDRGYLSPYMVTDQEKMEAVLDDPYILITDKKISNIQEILPLLEQIVQQGKKLLIIADDVEGEALATLVVNKLRGTFNCVAVKAPGFGDRRKDMLRDIAILTGGEVISEELGKDLKDVKVEDLGSAESIKISKENTTVVNGRGDKNAIHDRVAQIRGQIEETTSDFDREKLQERLAKLAGGVAVIKVGAASETELKERKMRIEDALAATKAAVEEGIIAGGGTAYINVLPEVKELTSEDPDIQVGINIIIKALEEPVRQIAANAGLEGSVIIEKIIKSDKGIGFDALHEKYVDMLNVGIVDPTKVTRSALQNAASVASTFLTTECAVADIPEKEKPEMPGGAPGMGMGGMY; from the coding sequence ATGGCAAAGCAAATATTATACGGAGAAGAAGCAAGAAGAGCTATGCAAAAAGGTGTAGATAAGCTTGCAAATACTGTTAAGGTTACTCTTGGACCAAAAGGAAGAAATGTTGTTTTAGATAAAAAATTTGGCTCACCACTTATAACAAATGATGGAGTAAGTATAGCAAAGGAAATAGAACTTGAAGATCCATATGAAAATATGGGAGCACAACTTGTTAAAGAAGTTGCAACAAAAACTAATGATGTAGCAGGAGACGGAACTACTACAGCAACACTTCTTGCACAAGCAATAATAAGAGAAGGATTAAAAAATGTTACAGCTGGAGCTAATCCAATGCTTATAAGAAGCGGAATAAGACTTGCTGTAGAAAAAACAGTTGAAGGACTTAAAGGAATATCAAAAAATGTTAATGGAAAAGAAGATATAGCAAGAGTTGCTTCAATTTCAGCAGCAGATCCTGAAATAGGAAAATTAATAGCAGATGCTATGGAAAAAGTAGGCAACGAAGGTGTTATAACTGTTGAAGAATCAAAATCAATGGGTACAGAGCTTGATGTTGTTGAAGGTATGCAATTTGATAGAGGATATTTAAGTCCATATATGGTAACAGATCAAGAAAAGATGGAAGCTGTACTTGATGATCCATATATATTAATAACAGATAAGAAAATATCAAATATACAAGAAATTCTTCCACTTCTTGAGCAAATAGTTCAACAAGGTAAGAAATTACTTATAATAGCTGATGATGTTGAAGGAGAAGCTTTAGCTACATTAGTTGTTAATAAATTAAGAGGAACATTTAACTGTGTTGCTGTTAAAGCACCAGGTTTTGGTGATAGAAGAAAAGATATGTTAAGAGATATAGCAATTCTTACAGGTGGAGAAGTTATATCTGAAGAACTTGGAAAAGATCTTAAGGATGTAAAAGTTGAGGATCTTGGAAGTGCTGAAAGCATTAAAATATCTAAAGAAAACACTACAGTTGTAAATGGAAGAGGCGACAAGAACGCAATCCACGACAGAGTTGCTCAAATAAGAGGTCAAATAGAAGAAACTACTTCTGATTTTGATAGAGAAAAATTACAAGAAAGATTAGCAAAACTTGCTGGTGGAGTTGCAGTTATAAAAGTTGGAGCTGCTTCAGAAACTGAATTAAAAGAAAGAAAAATGAGAATTGAAGATGCGCTTGCAGCTACAAAAGCAGCTGTTGAAGAAGGTATAATTGCTGGTGGTGGTACTGCATATATTAATGTATTACCAGAAGTAAAAGAATTAACTTCTGAAGACCCAGATATTCAAGTTGGTATAAATATAATAATTAAAGCACTTGAAGAACCAGTAAGACAAATAGCTGCAAATGCAGGACTTGAAGGTTCAGTAATTATAGAGAAAATAATAAAAAGTGATAAAGGCATTGGATTTGATGCATTACATGAAAAATATGTTGATATGTTAAATGTAGGAATTGTTGATCCAACTAAGGTTACAAGATCAGCACTTCAAAATGCTGCATCAGTAGCTTCAACATTCCTTACAACAGAATGTGCAGTAGCAGATATTCCTGAGAAAGAAAAGCCTGAAATGCCAGGTGGAGCACCAGGAATGGGAATGGGCGGAATGTACTAA
- a CDS encoding EAL domain-containing protein: protein MDMLYQLEEILKDMNITTLFQPIISLSNGKVLGYEALSRGPENSSLYSPNSLFSTAKEFNKTWELEFACRISAIKNARNINANKLLFLNVDPEIIKNKNFQTGLTKEYLAKYNISPDNIIFEITEKTAISDYKAFSKVLKRYTDQGYRIALDDTGSGYSGLQTISETKPHYIKLDIELIKNIDKNNFKRLLVKSFVDFSKAANLKLIAEGIETEGELKTLIDLGVYAGQGFFILKPKPDFYETPTEVKKLILNYNRLKRNYFSFDKGRIGDIAINYSSFDRKLSCSELKKYFHSTLLTGACIVENNIPVGLVMKHTLDSVLATQYGVAIFSKRPVELVMDKNALIVDYNTNIGDTAKMAMERDSDKIYDYVIVTKNNYYYGIVTIKKLLEFTVAIEKNYARELNPLTGLPGNMLIEKTLSDILNSNENFCVLYLDLDNFKVYNDVYGFENGDKILKFTANIIKDCLLEIFTLKSFVGHIGGDDFICIVKASLEECYKLSGLIIDRFDSGVLNFFNEVDRKNKYIVGIDRKGVKDTFNLTCISIAGVYGAISAFDTSSNLSLYMSKLKKENKLQKHSSYIINKIENNSHLKI from the coding sequence ATGGATATGTTATATCAATTAGAGGAAATTCTTAAAGATATGAATATAACCACCTTATTTCAACCTATAATTTCTCTTTCAAATGGAAAAGTTCTAGGATATGAAGCTCTAAGCAGAGGTCCTGAAAACTCTTCTCTCTACTCACCTAATAGTCTTTTTAGTACAGCTAAAGAATTCAATAAAACCTGGGAACTTGAATTTGCATGTAGAATTAGTGCTATTAAAAACGCTAGAAACATAAATGCAAATAAACTTCTTTTTTTAAATGTAGATCCTGAAATTATTAAAAATAAAAACTTTCAAACTGGCTTAACTAAAGAATATCTTGCTAAATATAATATATCTCCTGACAATATAATATTTGAAATAACCGAAAAAACCGCAATTTCAGACTACAAAGCTTTTTCAAAAGTACTAAAACGCTATACTGATCAAGGATATAGAATAGCCCTAGATGATACTGGTTCAGGATATTCAGGACTTCAAACTATATCAGAAACAAAACCTCATTATATAAAACTAGATATAGAACTTATAAAAAATATAGATAAAAATAATTTCAAAAGACTTCTTGTAAAATCTTTCGTAGACTTTTCCAAAGCTGCAAACCTAAAACTAATAGCAGAAGGTATCGAAACAGAGGGTGAACTCAAAACTTTAATAGACTTAGGTGTTTATGCCGGCCAAGGCTTCTTTATTCTTAAACCAAAACCTGATTTTTATGAGACACCCACTGAAGTAAAAAAACTCATTTTAAATTATAATAGACTTAAAAGAAATTATTTTAGCTTTGATAAAGGTAGAATAGGAGATATTGCAATAAATTATTCATCATTTGACAGAAAACTTTCATGTTCTGAACTAAAAAAGTATTTTCATTCAACTTTACTTACCGGTGCTTGCATTGTTGAAAATAATATTCCTGTAGGTCTTGTTATGAAACATACTCTTGATTCCGTACTTGCAACTCAATATGGTGTAGCTATATTTTCAAAACGTCCTGTTGAACTTGTAATGGACAAGAATGCTCTTATAGTAGATTATAATACAAATATAGGTGATACTGCTAAAATGGCAATGGAACGTGATTCTGATAAGATATATGACTATGTTATTGTAACTAAAAATAATTACTACTACGGTATAGTTACCATAAAAAAACTTCTTGAATTTACTGTAGCAATTGAAAAAAATTATGCTAGAGAATTAAATCCCCTTACTGGCTTACCTGGTAATATGCTTATTGAAAAAACACTATCAGATATTTTAAATTCAAATGAAAATTTTTGTGTACTTTATTTAGATTTAGATAATTTTAAAGTTTATAATGATGTTTATGGTTTTGAAAATGGCGATAAAATATTAAAATTTACTGCAAACATAATAAAAGATTGCTTACTGGAAATATTCACCTTAAAAAGCTTTGTTGGTCATATTGGTGGGGATGATTTTATTTGCATTGTTAAAGCCTCTTTGGAGGAATGTTATAAATTAAGTGGGTTAATTATAGACAGATTTGATAGTGGGGTTTTAAATTTTTTCAATGAAGTAGATAGAAAAAATAAATATATAGTTGGTATTGATAGAAAAGGTGTTAAGGATACCTTTAATCTGACTTGTATTTCTATCGCTGGGGTTTACGGGGCAATATCTGCCTTTGATACGAGTAGTAATCTTTCTCTCTATATGAGCAAGCTTAAAAAAGAAAATAAGCTTCAAAAACATAGCAGCTACATTATAAACAAAATAGAAAATAATTCTCACCTGAAAATTTAG
- the guaB gene encoding IMP dehydrogenase, producing MAKIIKQAYTFDDVLLVPNKSEVLPKEVDLSTNLTKKIKLNIPLMSAGMDTVTESKMAIAMAREGGIGIIHKNMTIKEQASEVDRVKRQENGVITNPISLSRDNSVQEALDLMKKYRISGVPITDKKGKLIGIITNRDIVFETDYSKNIEELMTTENLVTAPQGTTIDEAKNLLKKHKIEKLPLVDDNFMLKGLITIKDIEKIRKFPNAAKDSQGRLLCGAGVGVTGDMMDRVKALVEASVDVIVLDTAHGHSQGVLEAVKTIKKAYPELQVIAGNVATAGAVHDLIEAGADCVKVGIGPGSICTTRVVAGIGVPQLTAVMDCVEEANKYGVPIIADGGIKYSGDIVKALAAGAKAVMMGSMFAGCEEAPGETEIYQGRSYKVYRGMGSLAAMQCGSKDRYFQEGNKKLVPEGVEGRVPFKGSVIETIFQILGGIRSGMGYLGSRTMTELFEKATFVVQTSAGLRESHPHDISITKEAPNYSVNQ from the coding sequence ATGGCAAAAATCATAAAACAAGCTTATACATTTGATGATGTTTTACTTGTCCCTAATAAATCAGAGGTATTACCAAAAGAGGTTGATCTTTCTACGAATTTAACAAAGAAAATAAAACTTAATATACCACTAATGAGTGCGGGAATGGATACAGTTACTGAATCAAAAATGGCTATTGCTATGGCAAGAGAAGGCGGAATCGGAATAATTCACAAAAACATGACAATAAAAGAACAAGCAAGTGAAGTTGATAGAGTAAAAAGACAAGAAAATGGAGTTATTACTAATCCTATATCCCTTTCAAGAGATAATTCAGTTCAAGAAGCCCTTGATTTAATGAAGAAATATAGAATATCAGGTGTGCCTATAACAGATAAAAAAGGAAAATTAATAGGAATAATTACAAACAGAGATATTGTTTTTGAAACAGATTATTCAAAAAACATAGAAGAATTAATGACTACAGAAAATCTTGTAACAGCACCACAAGGGACAACTATAGATGAAGCTAAAAATCTTTTAAAGAAACATAAAATAGAAAAACTTCCTTTAGTAGATGATAATTTTATGCTTAAAGGTTTAATAACAATTAAAGATATAGAAAAAATAAGAAAATTCCCTAATGCAGCAAAGGATTCTCAAGGAAGATTACTTTGTGGAGCAGGTGTTGGCGTAACAGGAGATATGATGGACAGAGTTAAAGCTCTTGTGGAAGCTTCTGTTGACGTAATAGTTTTAGATACAGCTCATGGACATTCACAAGGAGTTTTAGAAGCTGTAAAAACTATAAAGAAAGCTTATCCAGAACTTCAAGTTATAGCAGGAAATGTTGCTACAGCAGGTGCGGTTCATGATTTAATAGAAGCTGGAGCAGATTGTGTAAAGGTTGGTATAGGACCTGGATCAATTTGTACTACAAGAGTTGTTGCAGGAATAGGAGTTCCACAACTTACAGCAGTTATGGATTGTGTAGAAGAAGCTAATAAATATGGAGTTCCAATAATTGCAGATGGCGGAATAAAATACTCAGGAGACATAGTTAAAGCCTTAGCAGCTGGAGCAAAAGCAGTTATGATGGGTTCTATGTTTGCAGGTTGTGAAGAAGCTCCAGGAGAAACTGAAATTTATCAAGGTAGAAGCTATAAGGTATACAGAGGAATGGGATCTTTAGCTGCTATGCAGTGCGGAAGTAAAGATAGATATTTCCAAGAAGGAAACAAAAAACTTGTTCCAGAAGGTGTTGAAGGAAGAGTACCATTTAAGGGATCTGTAATTGAAACAATATTCCAAATTTTAGGCGGAATACGTTCAGGAATGGGATATTTAGGTTCAAGAACTATGACAGAGTTATTTGAAAAGGCAACTTTTGTAGTTCAAACATCAGCAGGATTAAGAGAAAGTCATCCACATGATATTTCAATAACTAAGGAAGCACCTAATTACAGCGTAAACCAATAA
- the guaA gene encoding glutamine-hydrolyzing GMP synthase: protein MEKQLVLVIDFGGQYNQLIARRVREHNVYCEIVPYTYSIDKIKEKNPSAVIFTGGQNSVYGENAPQVDKEIFELSVPVLGICYGHQLITHTLDGEVKTSEIREYGKTNVTLDNTCELFEGIESNNSCWMSHTDRVEKVPEGFKVVGNTEVCPVAAMANKDRKIYGVQFHPEVLHTPFGEQFFSNFLFKVCGLKSDWSMSSFAKEKIQQIKEVVGDKKVLCALSGGVDSSVAAVLVHKAIGKQLTCVFVDHGLLRKDEGDQVESIFRKQFDMNLIRVNAKDRFLGKLKGVSDPERKRKIIGEEFIRVFEEEANKLGEIDFLVQGTIYPDVVESGTDTSATIKSHHNVGGLPEDMKFELIEPLRELFKDEVRAVGEELGIPHKLVWRQPFPGPGLGIRVLGEVTEEKLEIVREADAIFREEIANAGLEEKIWQYFACLPNIHSVGVMGDGRTYCETVALRAVTSSDAMTSDWARIPYEVLDKVSRRIVNEVKGVNRIVYDITSKPPATIEWE from the coding sequence ATGGAAAAACAATTAGTTTTAGTTATTGATTTTGGTGGTCAGTACAATCAACTTATAGCAAGAAGAGTAAGAGAGCACAATGTGTATTGTGAAATAGTTCCATACACTTATTCAATAGATAAAATAAAAGAGAAAAATCCTAGTGCAGTAATATTTACTGGTGGTCAAAATAGTGTGTATGGAGAAAATGCACCTCAAGTTGATAAAGAAATTTTTGAACTTTCAGTACCTGTGCTTGGAATATGCTACGGTCATCAACTTATAACTCATACTTTAGACGGAGAAGTTAAGACATCAGAAATAAGAGAATATGGAAAAACTAATGTTACTTTAGATAATACTTGTGAATTATTTGAGGGAATAGAAAGCAATAATTCATGTTGGATGAGTCATACAGATAGAGTTGAAAAGGTACCAGAAGGTTTTAAAGTTGTTGGAAACACTGAAGTTTGTCCAGTTGCAGCTATGGCAAATAAAGATAGAAAGATATATGGAGTTCAGTTCCATCCAGAAGTTTTACATACCCCTTTTGGTGAACAATTTTTCTCAAACTTTTTATTTAAAGTATGTGGTTTAAAATCAGATTGGTCAATGTCTTCCTTTGCTAAGGAAAAAATTCAACAAATAAAAGAAGTTGTAGGAGATAAAAAAGTTTTATGTGCACTTTCAGGTGGAGTAGATTCATCTGTTGCTGCAGTTTTAGTTCATAAAGCAATTGGAAAACAACTTACATGCGTATTTGTTGATCATGGTCTACTTAGAAAAGATGAGGGCGATCAAGTTGAAAGTATTTTTAGAAAACAGTTTGATATGAACTTAATAAGAGTTAATGCTAAGGATAGATTTCTTGGAAAGTTAAAAGGAGTTTCTGATCCTGAAAGAAAGAGAAAAATAATCGGAGAAGAGTTTATAAGAGTTTTTGAGGAAGAAGCTAATAAGCTAGGTGAGATAGATTTTCTAGTTCAAGGAACAATTTATCCAGATGTTGTTGAAAGTGGAACAGATACTTCTGCAACTATAAAAAGTCATCATAATGTTGGTGGACTTCCAGAGGATATGAAATTTGAACTTATAGAACCATTAAGAGAATTATTTAAGGACGAAGTAAGAGCAGTTGGAGAAGAACTAGGAATTCCTCATAAGCTTGTATGGCGTCAACCATTCCCAGGACCAGGTCTTGGAATAAGAGTACTTGGTGAAGTGACAGAAGAAAAGCTTGAAATAGTAAGGGAAGCAGATGCTATTTTCAGAGAAGAAATTGCAAATGCAGGTCTTGAAGAAAAGATATGGCAGTACTTTGCATGCCTTCCAAACATTCATTCTGTTGGAGTTATGGGTGATGGTAGAACTTACTGTGAAACTGTAGCTTTAAGAGCTGTAACTTCTTCTGATGCTATGACTTCTGATTGGGCTAGAATTCCATATGAAGTTTTAGATAAGGTTTCAAGAAGGATAGTAAATGAAGTTAAAGGTGTTAATAGAATAGTTTATGACATAACTAGTAAACCACCTGCAACTATTGAGTGGGAATAG
- a CDS encoding site-specific integrase — protein sequence MAASNTNIKQDSRKLYWFKISLGTDPKTGKRRQTTRRGFKNQKEAIEEYNKLKNEYYAGTLIYNKSTKIKAFIEEYKKWYKTQVRITTYENRISSIDKNIVNYFGEYSISKITPLQIEKWHQYLLENGNNQNYVRNLHIMLSAIFERAITLGVVNINPVKKAGNVKRVKTEVQFWTKDELDQVLNTFDKNDLLQYFGFIMIHFLFYTGLRFSEMQALQWKDISKDKILKITRDLNYKNKDTWQFDNLKNDSSIRDIIIDDITCKLLLDWQEVQKTLFNSKKDSFIFSLDGLPTNKFFPKHAIERHSKKAGIKKIKVHALRHSHASFLISLDVNIIAIAQRLGHTDVREVLKTYGHLYPRHQFDVVQNINTFLAQNKKRGQ from the coding sequence ATGGCTGCTTCAAATACTAACATAAAGCAAGATTCAAGAAAACTATATTGGTTTAAAATTTCATTAGGGACTGATCCTAAAACAGGTAAAAGACGGCAAACAACAAGACGTGGTTTTAAAAATCAAAAAGAAGCAATAGAGGAATATAACAAATTAAAAAATGAATATTATGCTGGCACTTTAATATATAATAAATCTACTAAGATTAAGGCTTTTATTGAGGAATATAAAAAGTGGTATAAAACTCAAGTTAGAATCACAACTTACGAGAATAGAATTTCAAGTATAGATAAAAATATAGTTAATTATTTTGGTGAATATTCTATATCAAAAATAACACCTTTGCAAATAGAAAAATGGCATCAATATTTACTAGAAAATGGCAACAATCAGAATTATGTGAGAAACTTGCACATCATGCTTAGCGCTATTTTTGAAAGAGCAATAACACTTGGTGTAGTAAACATTAATCCAGTAAAAAAAGCTGGTAATGTAAAAAGAGTAAAAACCGAAGTACAATTTTGGACTAAAGATGAATTAGATCAAGTACTAAATACTTTTGATAAAAATGATTTATTGCAATATTTTGGATTTATAATGATACATTTTCTATTTTATACTGGATTAAGATTTTCTGAAATGCAAGCTTTGCAGTGGAAAGACATTAGTAAAGATAAGATTTTAAAAATAACTAGAGATCTAAATTATAAAAATAAAGATACTTGGCAATTTGATAATTTAAAAAATGATTCATCAATACGAGATATTATAATTGACGATATTACTTGTAAATTATTATTAGACTGGCAAGAAGTTCAGAAAACTTTATTTAATAGTAAAAAAGATTCATTTATCTTTTCACTTGATGGATTACCAACAAATAAATTTTTTCCTAAACATGCTATAGAAAGGCATTCAAAAAAAGCCGGAATAAAAAAGATAAAAGTACATGCTTTACGGCACTCGCATGCATCTTTTTTAATCTCTTTAGACGTTAATATAATTGCTATTGCTCAAAGGTTAGGGCATACAGATGTAAGGGAAGTATTAAAAACATATGGGCATTTATATCCTCGTCATCAATTTGATGTAGTCCAAAACATAAATACTTTTTTAGCCCAAAATAAAAAACGTGGTCAATAG
- a CDS encoding helix-turn-helix domain-containing protein: MFVLKIKQYRKKKKITQKKLSKLSGLAQGYISNLESDKRCKSPTLNTLETIANVLEVCPRDLVECNCKYCKSKKKKL, translated from the coding sequence ATGTTTGTACTTAAGATAAAACAATATCGAAAAAAGAAAAAAATTACACAAAAAAAGTTAAGCAAATTATCTGGGTTGGCACAGGGATATATTTCAAATTTAGAATCGGATAAAAGATGTAAAAGCCCTACTTTAAATACTTTAGAAACAATAGCTAATGTTTTAGAAGTATGCCCTAGGGATCTTGTAGAATGTAATTGTAAGTATTGTAAATCTAAAAAGAAAAAATTATAA
- a CDS encoding helix-turn-helix transcriptional regulator, whose protein sequence is MEFNERLKKYRLELGIENQKDMAKLLNVSTAFYNMLESGKRNASKKFLLKLVTLSKKPEEYWLYGVTEEKEWVEKRQEFKCLKKAIEQLIEIGLLKENTDFSDGVMEVLTAAMKADVNHYIIKKKSAN, encoded by the coding sequence ATGGAATTTAATGAAAGGCTTAAGAAATATAGGCTTGAACTAGGAATAGAAAACCAAAAGGATATGGCAAAATTACTAAATGTAAGTACTGCCTTTTACAATATGCTGGAGAGTGGAAAAAGAAATGCATCTAAAAAATTTCTTTTGAAATTAGTAACCTTAAGTAAAAAGCCAGAAGAATATTGGCTATATGGAGTCACAGAAGAAAAAGAATGGGTTGAAAAAAGACAAGAATTTAAATGCTTAAAAAAAGCAATAGAGCAATTAATAGAAATAGGATTATTAAAAGAGAACACTGATTTTTCTGATGGAGTTATGGAAGTCCTTACTGCTGCTATGAAAGCTGACGTAAATCATTATATAATAAAGAAAAAGAGCGCAAATTAA
- a CDS encoding helix-turn-helix domain-containing protein, producing the protein MTLKELRRKSFIQQQGIALKLGISRQQYHKIEKGIATLDSKKLEKLSNIFNKTPLDILKCWEESRNGTRC; encoded by the coding sequence ATGACATTAAAGGAACTAAGACGGAAATCTTTTATACAGCAACAAGGAATCGCCTTAAAGCTTGGCATTTCAAGGCAGCAATACCACAAAATAGAAAAAGGAATAGCAACACTAGACAGCAAGAAACTTGAAAAATTATCCAATATTTTCAATAAAACACCGCTTGATATTTTAAAGTGTTGGGAGGAAAGCAGAAATGGAACTAGATGTTGA
- a CDS encoding ORF6C domain-containing protein: MNDLKIINHEGVNVTDSREVAEIIGKDHSHLMRDIKGYVSIISTNPKLDSLDFFIVDNYKDAKGEERPCYLLTKQGCEMVANKMTGKKGVLFTAEYVQAFNNMEKQVKILTPREELKLHYEVLETHQADIQEVKADIKDLKENSPLFNIECEELQKLVKKIGTKVLGGHDSVSYKDKSLRTKIYADLQSQIRREFGVGSYKAIKRCQLEEAKKIVLGYKAPIVLKDKIDLLNNQINMHSRMIM, translated from the coding sequence ATGAACGATTTAAAAATAATTAATCATGAAGGAGTAAATGTAACTGACAGCAGAGAAGTTGCAGAAATAATAGGAAAAGATCACTCACATTTAATGAGAGATATTAAAGGATATGTTTCGATAATTTCAACCAATCCAAAATTGGATTCGTTAGATTTCTTCATTGTAGATAATTATAAAGATGCTAAAGGTGAAGAAAGACCATGTTACTTACTAACTAAGCAAGGTTGTGAAATGGTAGCAAATAAAATGACAGGTAAAAAAGGAGTACTTTTTACTGCTGAGTATGTTCAAGCATTTAATAATATGGAAAAGCAAGTAAAGATATTAACTCCAAGAGAAGAATTAAAATTGCATTATGAAGTTTTAGAAACACACCAAGCAGATATACAGGAAGTCAAAGCAGATATAAAGGATTTAAAAGAGAATTCGCCACTTTTCAATATTGAATGTGAAGAACTTCAAAAGTTAGTGAAAAAGATAGGAACTAAAGTATTGGGTGGACATGATTCTGTATCTTATAAAGATAAATCTTTGAGAACAAAAATTTATGCAGATTTACAAAGTCAGATAAGAAGGGAATTTGGAGTAGGTAGCTATAAAGCAATAAAAAGATGTCAACTAGAAGAAGCCAAAAAAATTGTATTAGGGTATAAAGCACCTATAGTACTTAAAGATAAAATAGACCTACTAAACAATCAAATTAATATGCATAGCCGCATGATTATGTAG
- a CDS encoding flavoprotein: MPRRYLPLIVGLPYLTFKYKSTLTNKYLKDYYITDLGGVLFMERRQNT; encoded by the coding sequence ATGCCTAGAAGATATTTACCGCTCATAGTCGGCTTACCATATTTAACTTTTAAATATAAGAGTACGCTGACTAATAAGTATTTGAAAGATTATTATATAACGGATTTAGGCGGAGTGCTATTTATGGAAAGGAGACAAAATAC